A window of Zingiber officinale cultivar Zhangliang chromosome 5A, Zo_v1.1, whole genome shotgun sequence contains these coding sequences:
- the LOC121979784 gene encoding uncharacterized protein LOC121979784, whose protein sequence is MERNDWFADIMIQVAFLSELPNLATISFEEGYTQLFGDSNLMLHGDGRTVHLSLDQQIGAAFVSQDLYLHGFFSASIKLPSDYVAGVVVAFYRLRRIKVRDKGSAAKSGVRRGIASRNVCRIADQESPLHPPLYPLRRSESTGSENHNSRSISSSSDKDDRCYTTRGSAALVCEGENADERASAASLPRFFVSLSNKEKEEDFMVMKGCKLPQRPKKRSKFVQKCILLVSPGAWLSDLSQERYVVREKKGSRKRRRGLKAMSMESDSE, encoded by the exons GTTGCTTTCCTCTCAGAGTTGCCCAACCTCGCCACCATCTCCTTTGAGGAAGGCTACACCCAACTGTTCGGAGACTCCAACCTCATGCTTCACGGCGACGGCCGGACTGTCCACCTCTCCCTCGACCAGCAAATAG GTGCTGCATTTGTGTCGCAAGATCTCTACCTCCATGGATTCTTTAGTGCCTCCATTAAACTGCCCTCCGATTACGTGGCTGGAGTGGTGGTTGCTTTCTAT CGCCTCCGCCGCATCAAGGTCAGGGACAAAGGATCCGCCGCAAAATCTGGCGTCCGGAGGGGAATCGCGTCTCGGAATGTCTGCCGCATCGCAGATCAAGAGTCCCCCCTGCACCCGCCTCTTTATCCCCTCAG GAGGTCGGAATCGACCGGGAGCGAGAACCATAACTCCCGATCTATCTCGTCGTCGTCGGATAAGGATGACCGTTGCTACACGACCAGGGGATCGGCGGCGTTGGTATGCGAGGGCGAGAATGCCGACGAAAGAGCCTCGGCAGCCTCTCTACCTCGATTCTTCGTTTCGCTGTCGaacaaggagaaggaggaggacttCATGGTGATGAAGGGGTGCAAGCTGCCGCAGCGACCCAAGAAGAGATCCAAATTCGTCCAAAAATGCATACTT TTGGTGAGTCCTGGAGCATGGCTGTCAGATCTCTCACAGGAGAGGTATGTAGTCAGGGAGAAGAAGGGATCAAGAAAG AGGAGAAGAGGATTAAAGGCCATGTCCATGGAGAGTGATTCAGAATGA